The following proteins are co-located in the Apium graveolens cultivar Ventura chromosome 5, ASM990537v1, whole genome shotgun sequence genome:
- the LOC141661911 gene encoding signal recognition particle subunit SRP54 2, with protein sequence MVLQQLGGSITRALQQMSNATIIDEKVLNECLNEITRALLQSDVQFKLVRDMQTNIKKIVNLDDLAAGHNKRNIIQKAIFNELCKILDPGKPAFAPKKGKPSVVMFVGLQGSGKTTTCTKYAFYHQKKGWKPALVCADTFRAGAFDQLKQNATKAKIPFYGSYMESDPVKIAEEGVERFKKENCDLIIVDTSGRHKQEAALFEEMRQVSEATKPDLVIFVMDSSIGQAAFDQAQAFKQSVAVGAVIITKMDGHAKGGGALSAVAATKSPVIFIGTGEHMDEFEVFDVKPFVSRLLGMGDWSGFMDKIHEVVPMDQQPELLQKLSEGNFTMRIMYEQFQNILKMGPIGQVFSMLPGFSAELMPKGREKESQAKIKRYMYMMDSMTNEELDSTNPKLMNESRIMRIARGSGRQLRDVMEMLEEYKRLAKIWSKMKGLKIPKKGEMSALSRNMNAQHMSKVLPPQMLKQIGGMGGLQNLMKQMGGMAGAKDMMGMFGGGEN encoded by the exons ATGGTGTTACAACAATTAGGGGGGAGCATCACGCGTGCTCTCCAGCAGATGAGCAATGCTACAATCATCGACGAGAAAGTTCTGAACGAGTGTCTGAACGAAATCACTCGCGCTCTTCTTCAATCAGATGTTCAATTCAAGCTCGTTCGTGATATGCAAACGAACATTAAGAAGATTGTCAATCTCGATGATCTCGCTGCTGGTCATAACAAGCGTAATATTATCCAGAAG GCGATTTTTAATGAGCTGTGTAAGATTTTGGATCCGGGGAAGCCTGCGTTTGCTCCGAAGAAGGGGAAACCGAGTGTGGTTATGTTTGTCGGTTTACAAG GTTCGGGGAAAACCACCACGTGTACAAAATATGCATTTTATCATCAGAAGAAGGGCTGGAAACCAGCTTTGGTTTGTGCCGATACATTTAGAGCTGGTGCTTTTGACCAGTTGAAGCAGAATGCTACGAAAGCAAAAATTCCTTTCTATGGAAG CTACATGGAGTCGGATCCAGTGAAAATTGCAGAGGAAGGTGTAGAAAGATTTAAGAAGGAAAATTGTGATCTTATAATTGTGGACACTAGTGGACGCCACAAACAGGAAGCAGCTCTTTTTGAAGAGATGCGACAAGTTTCAGAAGCAACG AAACCAGATCTGGTAATTTTTGTAATGGATAGCAGTATTGGTCAAGCTGCTTTTGATCAAGCGCAAGCATTCAAACAAAGTGTTGCAGTTGGAGCTGTAATTATTACAAAGATGGATGGACATGCAAAGGGAGGGGGTGCTCTTAGTGC AGTTGCAGCAACAAAAAGTCCTGTTATATTTATTGGAACTGGAGAGCATATGGATGAATTTGAAGTATTTGATGTTAAACCATTTGTGAGCCGTCTTTTGG GCATGGGTGATTGGTCTGGATTTATGGACAAGATTCATGAAGTTGTTCCCATGGATCAGCAACCTGAGCTTCTGCAGAAGCTTTCAGAAGGAAACTTTACCATGAGGATTATGTACGAGCAATTTCAAAACATACTTAAAATGGGTCCCATTGGCCAG GTTTTTTCAATGCTTCCTGGATTTAGCGCGGAGTTGATGCCAAAAGGCCGTGAGAAGGAAAGTCAGGCAAAGATAAAACGCTACATGTATATGATGGACTCCATGACTAATGAAG AGTTGGATAGTACTAATCCAAAGCTCATGAATGAATCTCGAATCATGAGGATAGCAAGAGGATCCGGTCGTCAACTGAGAGATGTGATGGAGATGTTGGAGGAGTACAAACGATTGGCCAAGATATGGAGTAAGATGAAGGGGCTTAAGATCCCAAAGAAAGGAGAGATGAGTGCGTTATCAAGAAACATGAATGCGCAGCATATGAGCAAGGTCCTTCCTCCACAGATGTTGAAGCAGATTGGTGGTATGGGTGGCTTACAGAATTTGATGAAACAAATGGGTGGTATGGCAGGTGCTAAAGATATGATGGGTATGTTTGGAGGCGGAGAAAACTGA
- the LOC141725117 gene encoding uncharacterized protein LOC141725117 → MSEFNGKGDHEDHCEKYELLMIGMGHNDIMLCKMFKTYLKGSALMWYKSLKPRSIGSYEKLKRKFLKYYSHLCRKAKDTEALVHCRQRANEELEDSLARFKEEAVMVTNLDKIKAMGFLTVGLDPYKGKKLRSSLYDFPPKSLNDIYVRGENIRRKMESIGGYKDSRRDDRSKRADRYEGSRSGADRKDGRKEGRKETDPGAERRRDRDSAVFTPQNAPISKILHEIKGKPGFVCPAKMKVPNHKKNPDKYCEYHRDKGHNTKEWYQLKKLIERMIKVGELNYFVRDLRDRLGPKENQEEEAEVEEPG, encoded by the coding sequence ATGAGTGAGTTCAATGGGAAAGGAGACCACGAAGACCACTGCGAAAAGTACGAACTGCTAATGATCGGGATGGGTCACAATGATATCATGCTATGCAAAATGTTCAAGACCTATCTGAAGGGGTCGGCTTTGATGTGGTACAAATCCCTCAAGCCCAGGTCCATTGGATCCTATGAGAAGCTGAAGAGGAAGTTTCTGAAGTACTACTCGCACCTGTGCCGAAAGGCGAAGGATACTGAAGCCCTGGTCCACTGTAGACAAAGGGCGAACGAAGAGTTGGAGGACTCTCTCGCTCGGTTTAAGGAGGAAGCTGTAATGGTCACTAATCTGGACAAGATCAAGGCAATGGGCTTCCTAACGGTGGGGCTGGACCCCTATAAAGGTAAAAAGCTTCGCTCATCTCTTTACGATTTTCCCCCGAAATCCCTGAATGATATATATGTGAGGGGCGAGAACATTCGCCGAAAAATGGAAAGTATTGGGGGATATAAGGATTCCCGAAGGGATGACCGATCAAAGCGAGCCGACAGATACGAAGGCTCAAGATCAGGCGCTGACCGAAAAGATGGTaggaaagaaggaagaaaagaaaCGGATCCGGGGGCCGAACGACGACGAGATAGAGATTCGGCCGTGTTCACCCCTCAAAATGCGCCGATCTCCAAGATTCTCCACGAGATCAAGGGCAAACCCGGGTTCGTTTGTCCGGCTAAAATGAAGGTCCCAAATCACAAGAAGAACCCCGACAAATACTGCGAATATCACAGGGACAAGGGGCATAACACCAAAGAATGGTATCAGCTCAAAAAGCTCATTGAGCGTATGATCAAAGTCGGCGAACTTAACTATTTCGTCCGAGATCTGAGAGACAGGCTTGGGCCGAAGGAGAATCAAGAGGAGGAGGCAGAGGTCGAAGAGCCAGGGTGA